From Gammaproteobacteria bacterium, a single genomic window includes:
- a CDS encoding PilZ domain-containing protein yields the protein MPNKREFTRVSPVFGVKLIAKGRVIRDIHTVNISLGGALLGVDEPIEIDTDCDFELALNSHPTTISIRATGKTVRRDEEGLAIRFERIDVDSFRHLEQLVLQNSRDPQQVQLEINTHAGIMSH from the coding sequence ATGCCGAATAAAAGAGAATTTACCCGGGTCAGTCCGGTTTTTGGCGTCAAGCTTATAGCCAAAGGCCGGGTTATTCGCGACATACATACGGTTAACATCAGCCTGGGCGGCGCCCTGCTTGGAGTTGACGAACCGATAGAAATTGATACTGATTGTGACTTTGAACTGGCACTGAACAGTCACCCGACGACAATAAGCATACGCGCCACCGGCAAAACTGTACGTCGTGATGAAGAAGGCCTGGCGATCCGCTTCGAGCGGATTGACGTGGATAGCTTCCGGCACCTGGAACAGCTGGTCCTGCAAAATTCTCGTGATCCACAACAGGTACAACTCGAAATAAATACTCACGCCGGGATTATGTCGCATTAA